A portion of the Burkholderia sp. GAS332 genome contains these proteins:
- a CDS encoding protocatechuate 3,4-dioxygenase, alpha subunit: protein MTTLKQTPSQTVGPYFAYGLCPQQYDFDFKSLFTPVLADREAAGEHITIVGQVFDGDGKVIGDAMLEMSQVDAQGHYPESREEIQKTGFHGFARVGTGTDPHQRFVVETVKPGRASPDEAPHVNVIVTMRGMLLHTFTRIYFEDEAEANERDAVLAAVPADRRGTLIARREPNTANVYRFDIYMQGEKETVFFDL, encoded by the coding sequence ATGACGACTCTCAAGCAAACGCCTTCGCAAACGGTTGGACCGTACTTCGCCTACGGTCTGTGCCCGCAGCAATATGATTTCGACTTCAAAAGCCTGTTTACGCCGGTTCTGGCCGACCGTGAAGCAGCCGGCGAGCACATCACGATCGTCGGCCAGGTCTTCGACGGCGACGGCAAGGTGATCGGCGATGCGATGCTGGAAATGTCGCAAGTGGACGCGCAAGGCCACTACCCGGAATCGCGCGAGGAAATCCAGAAGACGGGGTTCCATGGCTTCGCCCGCGTCGGTACAGGGACGGATCCGCACCAGCGGTTTGTCGTTGAAACGGTGAAACCCGGCCGCGCAAGCCCGGACGAAGCGCCGCATGTGAACGTGATCGTGACAATGCGCGGCATGCTGCTGCACACCTTCACGCGCATCTATTTCGAGGACGAAGCCGAGGCTAATGAACGGGATGCCGTGCTGGCTGCGGTTCCTGCGGACCGGCGTGGCACATTGATCGCGCGTCGCGAGCCGAATACGGCCAATGTGTACCGGTTCGATATCTATATGCAGGGCGAAAAGGAAACCGTGTTTTTCGACCTGTAA
- a CDS encoding FAD/FMN-containing dehydrogenase gives MGTSLDEEQGAGVNASLSDAAYGTLNGALKEPRVATPFQGTAAVMQALEADLRRHVRGEVRFDQGSKALYAADASNYRQVPLAVVVPADVDDLLETLAACRRHDVPFLPRGGGTSQNGQCVNVALVADASKYVNRVVSIDPVAGVALVEPGVVCDTLRDAAEEHGLTFAPDPATHSRCTLGGMIANNSCGAHSVMAGKTVENVEALEIATFDGARFWVGPTSDDELERIITAGGRQGEIYAALKRLRDTYADQIRAKFPRIKRRVSGFNLDQLLPENGFNVARALVGTEGTCAVTLQAKVRLVKSPAKRVIVVVGFTDIYTAADAVPHFMRCGPIAIEGLDRAIIRGLQARGLKKDEIALLPAGDAWVVLEFGADTQDDAVREAQTAAAYFSSGEAGPNVSAMLVEDRALQAKVWSIRETGASAVALSVETGTPDPVVGWEDAAVDPLRLGDYLRAFQALVDRYGYETSLYGHFGDGCVHARITFDLRSAEGVATWRKFLREAAELVVEFGGSLSGEHGDGQAKAEFLPIMYGPELMQAMEQFKAIWDPANRLNPGKVVHAYRADENLRMGPAYKPVTLQTKLTFASQEGDGFQREIERCIGMGKCRSLEGGTMCPSYRATREEKYSTRGRAHLFWEMLQGDVIVDGWQSREVKEALDTCLACKGCKSDCPTHTDMASYKAEFLSHYYETNRRPRQALFMGRIGEWAPWAARFPRLTNWMTSAPGLAAVGKWAAGVAQARTLPKFAEETYRQIARRSLKDAGDARAHGEVKKVILWVDTFNDHFTPEIAQAAADVLTQMGWHVVLPKNRLCCGRPLYDFGLLDRARALLTTILDDLGEDIAAGVPLVGLEPGCLSVFKDELLKQFPGHALAKKLSAQTFLFSDFVARQPFDWPTFAADVIVHGHCHQKALFGMQGDTALLNKLGVKWTLLDTGCCGMAGSFGFNEAHHALSEKIGEDTLFPAVRAAAAANAETIVLTNGFSCREQIEHGTGQHAMHIAQLAQRALAARR, from the coding sequence GTGGGAACGTCATTGGATGAAGAGCAGGGCGCGGGCGTGAATGCTTCGTTGAGCGACGCGGCTTATGGCACGTTGAATGGCGCGTTGAAAGAACCACGTGTTGCCACGCCCTTTCAAGGGACTGCGGCCGTCATGCAGGCGCTCGAAGCCGACCTTCGCCGCCACGTGCGTGGCGAAGTGCGTTTCGACCAAGGCTCGAAAGCACTGTACGCCGCGGATGCGTCGAACTATCGGCAAGTTCCGCTTGCCGTGGTGGTGCCGGCGGACGTGGACGATCTGCTGGAAACGCTGGCTGCCTGCCGCCGCCATGACGTGCCCTTTCTTCCGCGCGGCGGCGGCACCTCGCAGAACGGCCAATGCGTGAATGTCGCGCTGGTGGCCGACGCGAGCAAGTATGTGAACCGCGTCGTGTCGATCGATCCTGTAGCGGGTGTCGCGCTCGTCGAACCGGGTGTGGTCTGCGATACCTTGCGCGACGCCGCGGAAGAGCACGGGCTCACGTTCGCCCCCGATCCCGCGACGCACAGCCGTTGCACGCTCGGCGGCATGATCGCCAACAACTCGTGCGGCGCGCATTCGGTGATGGCCGGCAAGACGGTCGAAAACGTTGAGGCGCTGGAAATCGCGACCTTCGACGGCGCGCGCTTCTGGGTCGGTCCTACTTCGGACGACGAACTCGAGCGCATCATCACCGCAGGCGGCCGCCAAGGCGAAATCTATGCCGCGCTCAAGCGGCTACGCGACACCTACGCCGACCAGATCCGCGCGAAATTCCCACGAATCAAGCGGCGCGTGTCGGGCTTCAACCTCGATCAACTGTTGCCGGAAAACGGCTTTAACGTTGCGCGTGCGCTGGTCGGCACCGAGGGCACATGCGCGGTGACCCTGCAGGCGAAAGTGCGGCTCGTGAAGAGCCCGGCGAAACGCGTGATCGTCGTGGTCGGTTTCACGGATATCTATACCGCCGCGGATGCCGTGCCGCATTTTATGCGCTGCGGGCCGATCGCGATCGAAGGACTCGACCGCGCGATCATCCGCGGCTTGCAGGCACGCGGTTTGAAGAAGGACGAGATCGCGTTGCTGCCGGCAGGCGATGCGTGGGTCGTGCTCGAATTCGGCGCGGATACGCAAGACGATGCCGTGCGCGAGGCGCAAACCGCTGCGGCGTATTTTTCGTCGGGCGAAGCAGGGCCGAACGTGTCGGCGATGCTCGTCGAGGATCGCGCGTTGCAGGCGAAGGTGTGGTCGATTCGCGAGACGGGGGCGTCGGCTGTGGCGTTGTCGGTGGAGACGGGCACGCCGGATCCGGTAGTCGGCTGGGAAGATGCGGCGGTTGATCCGTTGCGTCTCGGCGATTATCTGCGCGCGTTTCAGGCTTTGGTGGATCGTTATGGCTACGAGACGAGCCTCTACGGCCATTTCGGCGATGGCTGCGTGCACGCGCGCATCACCTTCGATCTGCGCAGCGCGGAAGGTGTCGCGACGTGGCGCAAGTTTCTGCGCGAAGCAGCTGAACTGGTGGTCGAATTCGGTGGCTCGCTCTCGGGTGAACACGGCGACGGTCAGGCCAAGGCGGAGTTTCTGCCGATCATGTACGGCCCCGAACTGATGCAGGCGATGGAGCAGTTCAAGGCGATCTGGGATCCGGCCAATCGCTTGAATCCCGGCAAGGTCGTGCATGCGTATCGCGCCGACGAAAACTTGCGCATGGGACCGGCCTACAAGCCGGTGACCCTGCAAACGAAGCTCACCTTCGCGAGCCAGGAAGGCGACGGCTTTCAGCGCGAGATCGAACGATGCATCGGCATGGGCAAGTGCCGCTCGCTCGAAGGCGGCACGATGTGTCCGAGCTATCGCGCGACGCGTGAAGAGAAGTACTCGACGCGTGGCCGCGCTCATCTGTTCTGGGAAATGCTGCAAGGCGACGTGATCGTCGATGGCTGGCAAAGCCGCGAAGTGAAAGAGGCGCTCGACACCTGCCTCGCGTGCAAGGGCTGCAAATCCGATTGCCCGACGCATACGGATATGGCTTCATACAAGGCTGAATTTCTTTCGCATTACTATGAGACGAATCGTCGGCCACGTCAGGCGTTGTTCATGGGGCGGATTGGTGAGTGGGCGCCGTGGGCGGCGCGGTTTCCTCGTTTGACGAATTGGATGACGTCGGCGCCGGGTTTGGCTGCGGTTGGGAAGTGGGCCGCTGGGGTGGCGCAGGCACGTACGTTGCCGAAGTTTGCTGAAGAGACGTATCGGCAGATTGCGCGGCGCTCGCTTAAGGATGCGGGAGACGCTCGTGCGCATGGTGAGGTCAAGAAAGTCATCCTGTGGGTCGATACCTTCAACGATCACTTCACGCCCGAGATCGCGCAGGCCGCTGCCGATGTGCTGACGCAAATGGGGTGGCACGTCGTGCTGCCGAAGAACCGCTTGTGTTGTGGACGTCCGCTGTATGACTTTGGTTTGCTCGATCGTGCGCGCGCGTTGCTGACCACGATTCTCGATGATCTCGGGGAGGATATTGCTGCGGGTGTACCGTTGGTCGGTCTTGAGCCCGGTTGCTTATCGGTGTTCAAGGATGAGTTGCTCAAGCAATTTCCCGGTCATGCTTTGGCGAAAAAGCTGTCGGCACAAACTTTTCTGTTCTCCGATTTCGTCGCGCGTCAGCCGTTCGATTGGCCGACGTTTGCAGCGGACGTGATCGTGCACGGACATTGTCACCAGAAGGCGCTGTTCGGTATGCAAGGCGATACCGCGCTGCTGAACAAGCTCGGGGTGAAGTGGACATTGCTCGATACAGGATGTTGCGGGATGGCGGGGTCGTTCGGTTTTAACGAAGCGCATCACGCGCTTTCGGAGAAGATCGGCGAGGACACGCTGTTTCCGGCTGTGCGTGCCGCGGCAGCGGCGAATGCGGAAACGATTGTGCTGACCAATGGCTTCAGTTGCCGCGAGCAAATCGAACATGGGACCGGGCAACACGCGATGCATATTGCGCAACTGGCGCAGCGGGCGTTGGCGGCGCGTCGCTAA
- a CDS encoding transcriptional regulator, LysR family yields MRKFKIPNMGALLAFEAAARHESFTHAARELFLTESAVSRQINTLESNLGVRLFVRVKQRVVLTKAGKVYSAQVRRSLEQLDRDTLSIIAHGSGGGYLELAVLPTFASQWLIPRLAAFNTQYPDVRVNMGVRTGTFPFADTHFEAAIHYGKPTWPGTSADFLFSEEVVPVCAASLLTRPVETAADLLDYPLLHSTTRPDGWASWFANLGVDDNRTMQGVRYELHTMLISAAAAGLGIALVPRFFVDAQLEQLGLVMPLDAPAVADSAYYLVYPTELSHGKPLTSFREWLLGEAAAYSAVNPELASNPGTH; encoded by the coding sequence GTGCGAAAGTTCAAGATCCCCAACATGGGCGCGCTGCTCGCTTTCGAAGCCGCCGCGCGGCACGAGAGCTTCACGCATGCGGCGCGCGAGCTCTTCCTCACCGAAAGCGCGGTGTCCCGGCAGATCAATACGCTGGAGAGCAATCTCGGCGTGCGGCTGTTCGTGCGTGTGAAGCAGCGCGTGGTGTTGACCAAGGCGGGCAAGGTCTATAGCGCGCAGGTGCGGCGCTCGCTGGAGCAACTGGACCGCGACACGCTGTCGATCATTGCGCATGGCAGCGGCGGCGGTTATCTGGAACTGGCCGTGCTGCCGACCTTCGCATCGCAATGGCTGATTCCGCGGCTGGCGGCGTTCAACACGCAGTATCCGGATGTGCGGGTCAACATGGGCGTGCGCACCGGCACCTTCCCTTTTGCCGATACGCATTTCGAAGCCGCGATTCACTACGGCAAACCGACGTGGCCGGGCACGTCGGCGGATTTTCTGTTCAGCGAGGAAGTCGTGCCGGTGTGTGCGGCGAGTCTGCTGACGCGGCCTGTGGAGACCGCGGCCGATCTGCTGGACTACCCCCTGCTGCATTCCACTACCCGGCCGGATGGCTGGGCGTCGTGGTTCGCCAATCTCGGTGTCGACGATAACCGGACGATGCAAGGGGTCCGCTACGAACTCCACACGATGTTGATCAGCGCCGCCGCAGCTGGTCTCGGCATCGCGCTAGTGCCGCGATTTTTCGTCGACGCACAACTCGAACAGCTCGGACTCGTGATGCCGCTCGACGCACCCGCGGTCGCCGACTCGGCTTACTACCTCGTCTATCCGACTGAGTTGAGTCACGGCAAGCCGCTCACGAGCTTTCGCGAGTGGCTGCTGGGGGAAGCGGCCGCGTACAGCGCGGTGAATCCTGAGCTGGCCAGCAATCCCGGTACCCATTGA
- a CDS encoding 4-hydroxyphenylpyruvate dioxygenase: MPSDLPTPDVALRAVSAPEHNPLGTAGLEFVEFASREPKALGETFTKLGFKAIARHISKDVTLYRQGEMHFLINAEPDSFAERYAEEYGAGICAIGIRVANAQRAFDRAIELGAWAFEGERLGAGELQIPAIQGIGDSHIYFVDRWRGRGGQRGGLGDISIFDIDFRPIEIDTAQADLSHAGTGLVAIDHLTQTVGEGRMQEWLDFYRDLLNFREIHELHANWHVSAESRVMVSPCGAIRVPLYEEGTRRTNLMHEYLPDHPGEGVQHIALATDDIFACVEKLLANGVEFVEPPPRYYEQLDARLPGHGLDVERLKRTHVLVDGEIGADGVPLLFFQTFVRRGAGEIFFEIVQRQGHHGFGEGNLSALAQAREQTGA; the protein is encoded by the coding sequence ATGCCCAGCGACTTGCCCACTCCAGACGTCGCGCTGCGCGCCGTGTCGGCACCTGAGCACAATCCGCTCGGCACCGCCGGCCTCGAATTCGTCGAGTTTGCCTCGCGCGAACCGAAGGCGCTCGGCGAGACCTTCACGAAACTCGGCTTCAAGGCGATCGCGCGCCATATCAGCAAAGACGTCACGCTGTATCGCCAGGGCGAGATGCATTTCCTGATCAACGCCGAGCCGGATTCGTTTGCCGAGCGCTATGCCGAGGAATACGGCGCGGGCATTTGCGCGATCGGCATTCGCGTGGCCAACGCGCAGCGCGCCTTCGACCGTGCGATCGAACTCGGCGCATGGGCGTTCGAAGGCGAACGCCTCGGCGCGGGTGAACTGCAGATTCCAGCGATCCAGGGCATTGGCGATTCGCACATCTATTTCGTCGATCGTTGGCGCGGCCGTGGCGGCCAGCGCGGCGGTCTCGGCGACATCTCGATCTTCGACATCGACTTCCGGCCGATCGAGATCGATACCGCGCAAGCCGATTTGAGTCACGCCGGCACCGGCCTCGTCGCGATCGATCATTTGACGCAAACGGTCGGCGAAGGCCGGATGCAGGAGTGGCTCGACTTCTATCGCGACCTGCTCAACTTTCGTGAGATTCACGAGTTGCATGCGAACTGGCATGTGTCGGCGGAATCGCGCGTGATGGTGTCGCCTTGCGGCGCGATCCGCGTGCCTTTGTATGAAGAAGGCACGCGCCGCACGAATCTGATGCATGAGTATCTGCCGGACCATCCGGGCGAAGGCGTGCAACACATCGCGCTGGCCACCGACGACATCTTTGCGTGCGTCGAGAAACTGCTGGCGAACGGCGTCGAATTCGTCGAGCCGCCGCCGCGCTATTACGAGCAACTCGATGCGCGCCTGCCGGGTCATGGGCTCGATGTCGAGCGGCTCAAGCGCACCCATGTTCTGGTGGATGGCGAGATCGGCGCTGACGGCGTGCCGCTGCTGTTCTTTCAGACTTTTGTGCGGCGCGGTGCCGGCGAGATCTTCTTCGAGATCGTGCAGCGGCAAGGGCATCACGGCTTTGGTGAAGGTAATTTGAGTGCCTTGGCGCAGGCACGCGAGCAAACCGGCGCTTAA
- a CDS encoding transcriptional regulator, XRE family with cupin sensor, which translates to MDTHLTKPADPSTTDLGRRVRAARQAQDLTLETASRLCGVSRSTLSKVENGLMSPTFDVLQKIVLGLKIEIGELFGSTPKVSASGRRALTRKNEGQRHAYRGYQMELLATDLAHKAMLPFRIRISAHTLDAFDDWGRHEGEEFLYVISGSVCLYSELYAPTHLNAGDSLYFDSRTGHAAVSTSEEDAEVLWMATSADIPQVPATAEPAKK; encoded by the coding sequence ATGGACACCCACCTCACCAAACCCGCCGATCCATCGACAACCGACCTCGGCCGCCGCGTCCGCGCCGCCCGCCAGGCGCAGGACTTGACGCTGGAAACCGCGAGCCGGCTCTGCGGCGTCTCCCGCTCGACCCTCTCCAAAGTCGAAAATGGCCTGATGTCCCCGACGTTCGACGTCCTTCAGAAGATCGTCCTCGGCCTGAAGATTGAAATCGGCGAGCTATTCGGCTCGACACCCAAAGTCAGCGCCAGCGGCCGCCGCGCGTTGACTCGCAAAAATGAAGGCCAGCGCCACGCCTATCGCGGTTATCAGATGGAGTTACTCGCCACGGATCTGGCGCACAAAGCGATGTTGCCGTTCCGCATCCGCATCTCGGCGCACACGCTCGACGCGTTCGACGACTGGGGCCGTCACGAAGGCGAAGAATTCCTGTACGTGATCAGCGGCAGCGTGTGTCTGTATTCCGAGTTGTACGCACCGACGCATCTGAACGCCGGCGACAGCCTTTACTTCGATAGCCGCACCGGTCACGCCGCGGTCTCCACCAGCGAAGAAGACGCGGAAGTGCTGTGGATGGCGACCAGCGCCGACATCCCGCAAGTACCGGCCACGGCAGAACCGGCGAAAAAATAG
- a CDS encoding response regulator receiver sensor signal transduction histidine kinase: protein MIDTMQPPFSILFVDDDEMSRNHFARAIREDYFVHVAHSADAAIAVLREYGAEIAVLVTDFRMPGRDGDDLLRQVAQEYPQIVRILVTAYADKDMLLQTVNTGDIFRILEKPLRTESVREVLKLAIARYTERETRQQQLLAMDETLAFLAHELNTPLAAISLFAQTIESDVAEQYDPERQREIGHAATSMLNNAQYCLTLISSFWATVHKSGGQQSASGSGLREVKATRLIATLLDTYPFAGSQRDWIQVDVRGDFVVRAMPNCVALVLSSLLSNALRALDGSTAPSLRLEVAGGPEPEIRVRDNGPGIAPEIKARLLLDPVTTHAGAGGHGMGMIFCNRIMQSFGGSLRIESALGAGTTVTMGFPSSRSRMHTAHDKAAPDGQMVWK from the coding sequence ATGATTGACACGATGCAACCGCCGTTTTCCATTCTCTTCGTCGATGACGACGAGATGTCGCGTAACCACTTCGCACGCGCAATCCGTGAGGACTACTTTGTGCATGTGGCTCATAGCGCAGACGCGGCGATTGCGGTGTTGCGCGAGTACGGGGCGGAGATTGCCGTACTGGTGACTGATTTCCGTATGCCGGGGCGCGATGGCGATGATCTGCTGCGCCAGGTGGCGCAGGAGTATCCGCAAATCGTGCGCATACTTGTGACCGCCTATGCCGATAAGGACATGCTGTTACAGACGGTCAACACCGGTGACATATTCCGTATCCTGGAAAAGCCGCTTCGGACGGAATCGGTGCGCGAGGTCCTGAAACTGGCGATCGCACGCTATACCGAGCGTGAAACGCGTCAACAGCAGTTATTGGCGATGGATGAGACGCTTGCTTTCCTCGCTCACGAGCTCAATACGCCATTGGCAGCGATCTCGCTTTTTGCGCAAACCATCGAGTCCGACGTTGCTGAGCAATACGATCCGGAGCGTCAAAGGGAAATTGGCCACGCTGCAACGTCAATGCTTAACAACGCGCAGTATTGCCTGACGCTGATCTCGTCTTTCTGGGCGACGGTGCACAAAAGTGGCGGCCAGCAATCAGCATCGGGCAGTGGACTTCGCGAGGTCAAGGCGACGCGATTGATCGCCACCTTACTCGATACCTATCCGTTTGCCGGTTCGCAGCGCGATTGGATACAGGTCGACGTGCGGGGGGATTTTGTTGTGCGCGCAATGCCCAATTGCGTGGCGCTCGTACTCTCTTCGTTGTTGTCCAACGCTTTGCGTGCGCTCGACGGCTCAACCGCGCCTTCGTTGCGCCTTGAAGTAGCAGGTGGCCCCGAACCTGAGATCCGTGTTCGCGACAACGGGCCGGGGATTGCACCGGAGATAAAAGCGCGTCTATTGCTCGATCCCGTTACGACTCACGCTGGGGCTGGCGGGCACGGTATGGGCATGATCTTTTGCAATCGCATTATGCAATCTTTTGGTGGGAGCCTCCGGATCGAGTCCGCATTGGGCGCGGGCACCACCGTAACGATGGGTTTTCCCAGTTCAAGAAGTCGAATGCACACCGCTCACGACAAGGCGGCGCCTGACGGTCAGATGGTGTGGAAATGA
- a CDS encoding transcriptional regulator, LysR family, giving the protein MQRSLADSRVKFRHLQCFLAVAQFGSVQRAAESLSITQPAVSKTVAELEAILGVKLFERGRHGAVPTREGQLFMPHASACVSALRQGVDLLARAEGAAAATLEIGILPTVAAALVPPVLKLFAALWPRVIVRLATGANPELLERLKAGTIEFAIGRLADPERMVGLSFEQLFSEPLIAVVRTGHPLALGAGLPATSLEDFLVVLPPFGTLIRQSAESLLSAWGVPPLSGFVEVLSVSTGRALTLENDAVWFVPLSAVEYELAHGMLVRLPSPFAGTGEPVGLIRRSDTQPSPVGRAFIDAVREVAQQRMAAATGKPAAKRASKRSRGSPPKI; this is encoded by the coding sequence ATGCAACGCAGCCTCGCGGACAGCCGCGTCAAATTCCGTCATCTCCAGTGCTTTCTGGCCGTCGCGCAGTTCGGCAGCGTGCAGCGGGCCGCCGAAAGCCTGTCCATTACGCAGCCCGCGGTCTCCAAGACGGTCGCTGAACTGGAAGCGATTCTCGGTGTGAAGCTGTTCGAGCGCGGCCGCCACGGCGCCGTGCCGACCCGCGAGGGGCAACTGTTCATGCCGCATGCGAGCGCCTGCGTCAGTGCATTGCGGCAGGGCGTCGATTTGCTGGCGCGCGCGGAAGGCGCCGCCGCGGCCACGCTGGAAATCGGCATTCTGCCGACCGTCGCTGCCGCGCTGGTGCCACCGGTGCTGAAGCTGTTCGCCGCGCTTTGGCCGCGCGTGATCGTGCGCCTGGCCACCGGCGCCAACCCCGAATTGCTCGAGCGCCTGAAGGCGGGCACGATCGAATTCGCGATCGGGCGTCTGGCGGACCCGGAAAGGATGGTCGGGCTCAGTTTCGAGCAGCTTTTCAGCGAGCCGTTGATTGCCGTGGTCCGCACCGGGCATCCGTTGGCGTTGGGGGCCGGCTTGCCGGCCACCTCGCTGGAGGATTTTCTGGTGGTGCTGCCGCCGTTCGGCACGCTGATCCGGCAATCGGCTGAGAGCCTGCTGAGCGCGTGGGGCGTGCCGCCGTTGTCGGGGTTTGTCGAAGTGCTGTCGGTGTCGACGGGGCGCGCGTTGACGCTCGAGAACGACGCGGTGTGGTTCGTGCCGCTAAGCGCGGTCGAATATGAACTCGCGCACGGGATGCTGGTCCGCTTGCCCTCGCCGTTCGCGGGCACCGGCGAGCCTGTAGGGCTGATTCGGCGCTCGGACACGCAGCCGTCGCCAGTGGGTCGGGCGTTCATCGATGCCGTGCGCGAGGTCGCGCAGCAGCGTATGGCGGCAGCCACGGGCAAGCCTGCGGCCAAACGCGCGTCGAAACGCAGCCGCGGCAGCCCGCCCAAGATCTGA
- a CDS encoding Glutamate or tyrosine decarboxylase: MNDTSAFRPALEHALNHSLAHLESLAHSPVAAGASLQTLRERLVKPLNSEGMPAAQVIDELVDDTAGGIMGSAGGRFFGWVIGGSLPAALAADWLTSAWDQNAASYACGPAVAVIEEACGDWLKDLLGLPNHASFALTSGCQMAHVTALAAARNALLARRGWQVERDGLFGAPAIRILSSDQFHGSITRAARLLGMGTGAVTGLPANRAGQLDAALLEQALKNAPDTPTIVLLQAGDLNIGAYDCFADLIPLAHRYNAWVHVDGAFGLWANVSARYQHLLSGVEQADSWATDGHKWLNVPYDSGFAFVAHPEAHRNAMSYEASYISHNDQVREQKDWNPDWSRRGRGVATYAALRQLGRQGVVALIDGCCDAAHSLVTGIAALPGAELVWAPQINQGLVRFLDPRPEATESDHDRWTDAVTSAVLASGEALFSNTTWRGKRCMRVSVCNWQTNEQDVARAVAAVARVLQERTA, translated from the coding sequence ATGAACGACACATCCGCTTTTCGCCCGGCACTCGAGCACGCACTGAACCACTCGTTGGCGCATCTGGAAAGTCTGGCGCATAGCCCTGTTGCAGCCGGCGCGAGTCTGCAAACGTTGCGCGAGCGCCTGGTGAAGCCGCTCAACAGCGAGGGCATGCCCGCCGCGCAGGTGATCGATGAACTGGTCGACGACACGGCCGGCGGCATCATGGGGAGCGCCGGAGGCCGATTTTTTGGTTGGGTCATAGGCGGATCGTTGCCCGCGGCACTGGCAGCGGACTGGCTGACCAGTGCCTGGGATCAAAATGCAGCGTCGTACGCATGCGGCCCCGCCGTAGCGGTTATTGAGGAAGCGTGCGGAGACTGGCTAAAAGATCTGCTTGGTTTGCCGAATCACGCCAGCTTCGCGTTGACTAGCGGTTGTCAGATGGCGCACGTTACCGCGCTGGCGGCAGCGCGAAACGCATTGCTCGCGAGGCGAGGTTGGCAGGTTGAACGAGACGGCCTGTTCGGCGCACCGGCAATCCGCATCCTGAGCAGCGATCAATTTCACGGCAGCATCACGCGAGCGGCGCGCTTGCTGGGGATGGGAACAGGCGCGGTGACAGGACTGCCGGCCAATCGGGCGGGTCAACTGGACGCGGCACTGCTTGAACAGGCGCTGAAGAACGCCCCCGACACACCCACCATTGTCTTGCTGCAGGCGGGCGACCTCAACATTGGCGCGTATGACTGTTTCGCCGACTTGATTCCGCTCGCGCATCGCTACAACGCATGGGTCCATGTCGACGGTGCTTTCGGCCTGTGGGCCAACGTCAGCGCACGTTATCAACATCTGCTGTCCGGCGTCGAGCAGGCCGACTCGTGGGCAACCGATGGACACAAATGGCTGAACGTGCCGTATGACAGTGGTTTTGCCTTCGTCGCGCATCCTGAGGCGCATCGCAACGCGATGTCCTACGAGGCAAGCTACATCTCGCACAACGATCAGGTCCGCGAACAAAAGGACTGGAATCCGGATTGGTCGAGACGCGGGCGAGGTGTGGCGACCTATGCCGCGCTGCGACAACTGGGCCGTCAAGGCGTCGTCGCTTTGATCGATGGCTGTTGCGACGCAGCGCATAGCCTCGTGACGGGCATCGCCGCGCTTCCCGGCGCCGAGCTGGTGTGGGCGCCGCAAATCAATCAGGGCCTGGTTCGCTTTCTGGATCCCCGGCCGGAAGCCACCGAGAGCGACCACGACCGATGGACTGACGCTGTTACCAGTGCGGTCCTGGCGAGCGGCGAGGCGCTATTCAGCAACACGACATGGCGAGGGAAGCGTTGCATGCGAGTATCAGTATGCAACTGGCAAACCAATGAACAGGATGTGGCGCGTGCAGTTGCAGCCGTAGCACGGGTATTGCAAGAGCGGACCGCGTAA
- a CDS encoding protocatechuate 3,4-dioxygenase, beta subunit, with protein sequence MDESFLTARDFASHPAYIYPGYGSSVKRGPTRPLIPLKEKLRDQRVPVYGTEDLGALDHDLTRNAVRNGEPLGERIIVTGRVLDEGGRPVRNTLVEIWQANAAGRYVHKNDQHDAPLDPNFLGAGRCLTDNEGRYRFLTIKPGAYPWGNHPNAWRPNHIHFSLFGDHFGSRLVTQMYFPGDPLLAFDPIFQGTPEHARERLVAGFSLDTTQEAYALGYDFDIVLRGRNETPMER encoded by the coding sequence ATGGACGAGTCCTTTCTCACCGCGCGCGACTTCGCGTCCCATCCTGCCTACATCTATCCCGGCTACGGTTCATCGGTCAAACGCGGCCCGACGCGTCCGCTGATTCCGTTGAAGGAAAAGCTGCGTGACCAGCGCGTGCCGGTCTACGGCACGGAAGACCTCGGCGCGCTCGATCACGATCTGACGCGCAATGCGGTGCGCAATGGCGAGCCGCTCGGCGAACGCATCATCGTGACGGGCCGTGTACTCGACGAAGGCGGTCGTCCGGTGCGCAATACGCTGGTAGAGATCTGGCAAGCCAATGCAGCCGGCCGCTATGTGCACAAGAACGATCAGCACGACGCGCCGCTCGACCCGAACTTCCTCGGCGCAGGCCGTTGCCTGACCGACAACGAAGGCCGCTATCGCTTTCTGACGATCAAACCGGGCGCTTACCCCTGGGGCAATCACCCGAACGCGTGGCGTCCGAACCATATTCACTTCTCGCTGTTCGGCGACCATTTCGGCTCGCGCCTCGTCACGCAGATGTACTTCCCTGGCGACCCGCTGCTGGCGTTCGACCCGATTTTCCAGGGCACGCCTGAGCACGCACGCGAGCGCCTAGTTGCGGGCTTCTCGCTCGACACGACGCAGGAGGCCTATGCGCTCGGCTACGACTTCGACATCGTGCTGCGCGGCCGCAACGAAACCCCGATGGAGCGCTAA